In Haloplanus rubicundus, one DNA window encodes the following:
- a CDS encoding nucleoside phosphorylase gives MASDATDRQYHLDVAPGDVADTVLLPGDPERVAIVTDRWDDAETVAEHREYRTATGTYEGAPLSVTSTGIGSPSAAIAVEELARVGAETFLRVGSCGALQPEMDVGDLVITTGAVRGEGTSEEYVREDYPAVADHAVVSALVAAAERLGYDYHCGVTMSTDSFYAGQAREGFEGFEAAGSDTLLDDLRAANVKNVEMEASSILTLANLYGLRAGAVCTVFANRSTGEFRTEGEGRAAEVGSLAAALLHEMDERRTEAGADAWHADLSL, from the coding sequence ATGGCCAGCGACGCGACCGACCGACAGTACCACCTCGACGTCGCCCCCGGCGACGTCGCCGACACCGTCCTCCTCCCCGGCGACCCGGAGCGTGTCGCCATCGTCACGGACCGCTGGGACGACGCCGAGACGGTGGCCGAACACCGCGAGTACCGGACGGCGACGGGCACCTACGAGGGCGCGCCGCTGTCGGTCACCTCGACGGGTATCGGCAGTCCGTCGGCGGCCATCGCCGTTGAGGAACTCGCGCGCGTCGGCGCGGAGACGTTCCTCCGCGTCGGCTCCTGTGGCGCGCTCCAGCCCGAGATGGACGTTGGTGACCTCGTCATCACCACCGGCGCGGTGAGAGGAGAGGGGACGAGCGAGGAGTACGTCCGCGAGGACTACCCCGCCGTCGCCGACCACGCGGTCGTCTCGGCGCTCGTCGCCGCCGCCGAACGCCTCGGCTACGACTACCACTGCGGCGTGACGATGAGTACCGACAGCTTCTACGCCGGCCAGGCTCGCGAGGGGTTCGAGGGGTTCGAGGCCGCCGGTAGCGACACGTTGCTCGACGACCTCCGGGCGGCGAACGTCAAGAACGTCGAGATGGAGGCGAGTTCGATCCTCACGCTCGCGAACCTGTACGGCCTCCGCGCCGGCGCGGTGTGTACCGTCTTCGCCAACCGCTCGACCGGCGAGTTCCGCACCGAAGGCGAGGGCCGGGCCGCCGAAGTCGGAAGCCTCGCGGCGGCGCTGCTCCACGAGATGGACGAGCGCCGAACGGAGGCGGGCGCCGACGCGTGGCACGCCGACCTCTCGCTGTAG
- the gyrB gene encoding DNA topoisomerase (ATP-hydrolyzing) subunit B, translating to MADEQEYGAGQIQVLEGLQAVRKRPAMYIGSTDTRGLHHLVYEVVDNAIDEALAGYCDAIEVTVHDDGSVSVTDNGRGIPVDTHEQYDRPAVEVIMTVLHAGGKFDNKSYQVSGGLHGVGVSVVNALSERLVVEIKRDGAVWRHEFERGEPDPDAFERVRDLDPGEDTGTTVRFWPDGDIFEQTDFSFDTLSTRLRELAFLNSGVEIGLADERDGESVSFRYEGGIREFVEYLNETKTALHGDVIYFEDEEQDIAVEVAMQATDELQGSIHAFANNINTREGGTHLTGFKTALTRVVNDYATDNGLLGDLDGTLKGEDVREGLTAVISIKHPDPQFEGQTKTKLGNSEVRGIVESAVHQQLGTYFEEHPDTAQSIVGKAAEAAKARQAAKKAEELTRRKSALESTALPGKLADCQSKDPSKSELFVVEGDSAGGSAKQGRDREFQAILPLKGKILNVEKHRLDRILENDEIRALITAIGTGIGEEFDIEDARYHRIILMTDADVDGAHIRTLLLTLLYRHMKPLLERGYVYAAKPPLYRVRYRGETYDAMSEEERDRIVEERCNGNPDQVQRFKGLGEMNPDQLWETTMNPENRILKRITVEDAAAADKMFSILMGDAVGPRKQFIKEHAGDAEWVDI from the coding sequence ATGGCTGACGAACAAGAGTACGGAGCCGGGCAGATACAGGTACTGGAGGGGCTTCAGGCGGTCCGGAAGCGTCCGGCGATGTACATCGGTTCGACGGACACTCGTGGTCTCCATCATCTCGTCTACGAGGTCGTCGACAACGCCATCGACGAGGCGCTCGCGGGCTACTGCGACGCCATCGAGGTAACCGTCCACGACGACGGCTCGGTGAGCGTCACGGACAACGGCCGCGGCATCCCCGTCGACACGCACGAGCAGTACGACCGGCCGGCGGTGGAGGTCATCATGACCGTCCTCCACGCCGGCGGGAAGTTCGACAACAAGTCCTACCAGGTCTCCGGCGGCCTGCACGGTGTCGGCGTCAGCGTCGTCAACGCCCTCTCCGAACGGCTGGTAGTGGAGATCAAACGCGACGGCGCCGTCTGGCGCCACGAGTTCGAACGCGGCGAACCCGACCCCGACGCCTTCGAGCGGGTTCGTGACCTCGATCCCGGCGAGGACACCGGGACGACCGTCCGCTTCTGGCCCGACGGCGACATCTTCGAACAGACGGACTTCTCGTTCGACACGCTGTCGACGCGGCTGCGCGAACTCGCCTTCCTCAACTCGGGCGTCGAAATCGGCCTCGCGGACGAACGCGACGGTGAGTCCGTCTCCTTCCGCTACGAGGGCGGCATCCGGGAGTTCGTCGAGTACCTCAACGAGACCAAGACCGCCCTCCACGGCGACGTGATCTACTTCGAAGACGAGGAGCAGGACATCGCCGTCGAGGTAGCGATGCAGGCCACCGACGAGTTACAGGGATCGATCCACGCCTTCGCCAACAACATCAACACGCGCGAGGGCGGCACCCACCTCACGGGCTTTAAGACGGCGCTCACGCGCGTCGTCAACGACTACGCGACCGACAATGGCCTCCTCGGTGACCTCGACGGCACGCTCAAAGGCGAGGACGTGCGCGAGGGGCTGACGGCCGTCATCTCGATCAAACACCCCGACCCGCAGTTCGAGGGACAGACCAAGACGAAACTCGGCAACAGCGAGGTCCGGGGCATCGTCGAGAGCGCCGTCCACCAGCAGCTCGGCACCTACTTCGAGGAGCACCCGGACACGGCCCAGTCCATCGTCGGCAAGGCCGCCGAGGCGGCGAAGGCTCGCCAGGCCGCCAAGAAGGCGGAGGAGCTCACCCGCCGCAAGAGTGCACTGGAGTCCACCGCCCTCCCCGGGAAGCTCGCGGACTGCCAGTCGAAAGATCCCAGCAAGTCCGAACTGTTCGTGGTGGAAGGTGACAGCGCCGGCGGAAGCGCAAAGCAGGGCCGGGACCGCGAGTTCCAGGCCATCCTCCCGCTGAAGGGGAAGATCCTGAACGTCGAGAAACACCGGCTCGACCGGATTCTGGAGAACGACGAGATTCGCGCGCTCATCACCGCCATCGGCACCGGCATCGGCGAGGAGTTCGACATCGAGGACGCCCGTTACCACCGGATCATCCTCATGACCGACGCCGACGTGGACGGCGCCCACATCCGCACGCTCCTGCTCACCCTCCTCTATCGGCACATGAAGCCGCTCCTCGAACGCGGCTACGTCTACGCGGCCAAGCCGCCGCTCTACCGGGTCCGGTACCGTGGCGAGACGTACGACGCCATGAGCGAGGAAGAACGGGACCGGATCGTCGAGGAACGATGTAACGGCAACCCGGATCAGGTCCAGCGGTTCAAGGGGTTAGGCGAGATGAACCCCGATCAGCTCTGGGAGACGACGATGAACCCCGAAAACCGGATTCTGAAGCGGATTACGGTCGAGGACGCCGCGGCCGCGGACAAGATGTTCTCCATCCTGATGGGTGACGCGGTGGGGCCGCGGAAACAGTTCATCAAGGAACACGCCGGTGACGCGGAGTGGGTGGACATATGA
- the rocF gene encoding arginase, which translates to MNDTVRIVGAPTDYGTNRRGVDMGPSAIRYADLAAALSAIGHTPRDHGDLRVGRVESDDPGRDDAKYLAAIESVCTRLADDVSDALAAGETPLVLGGDHSVAIGSVVGSARDADVGVLWFDAHGDLNTPVTTPSGNVHGMALAAILGLGEFAETPWANAAGVDPETVALVGVRDLDPGEREAIREHGIAAFSISDIDDRGITAVVAEALDAACGRDGVHVSLDLDWLDPTEAPGVGTPVRGGVTYREAHAALERVADAAAVRSLELVEVNPILDDHNRTAELAVELAASALGKRIL; encoded by the coding sequence ATGAACGACACCGTCCGCATCGTCGGCGCCCCCACCGACTACGGCACGAACCGACGCGGCGTCGACATGGGACCCTCGGCGATTCGCTACGCCGACCTCGCCGCCGCGCTGTCCGCCATCGGCCACACGCCACGGGATCACGGCGACCTACGGGTCGGGCGCGTCGAGAGCGACGACCCCGGCCGCGACGACGCGAAGTACCTCGCGGCCATCGAATCCGTCTGCACCCGCCTCGCCGACGACGTGAGCGACGCCCTCGCGGCGGGGGAGACGCCGCTCGTCCTCGGCGGCGACCACTCCGTCGCCATCGGGAGCGTCGTCGGATCGGCCCGCGACGCCGACGTCGGGGTGCTCTGGTTCGACGCCCACGGCGACCTGAACACGCCGGTGACGACGCCGAGCGGCAACGTCCACGGGATGGCGCTGGCGGCGATTCTCGGCCTCGGCGAGTTCGCCGAGACGCCGTGGGCGAACGCCGCCGGCGTCGACCCCGAAACCGTCGCGCTCGTGGGCGTTCGTGACCTCGACCCCGGCGAGCGCGAGGCGATCCGTGAGCACGGCATCGCCGCGTTCTCCATCTCCGACATCGACGACCGTGGCATCACGGCCGTCGTCGCCGAGGCCCTCGACGCCGCCTGCGGTCGCGACGGCGTCCACGTCAGCCTCGATTTGGACTGGCTGGACCCCACCGAGGCCCCCGGCGTCGGGACCCCCGTCCGCGGCGGCGTCACCTACCGCGAGGCGCACGCGGCGCTCGAACGGGTCGCCGACGCGGCGGCGGTGCGGTCGCTCGAACTCGTGGAGGTGAATCCGATTCTCGACGATCACAACCGGACCGCGGAGTTGGCGGTCGAACTCGCCGCGAGCGCGCTGGGAAAACGGATCCTGTAG
- a CDS encoding NAD(P)/FAD-dependent oxidoreductase, with the protein MTAQVVVLGSGYAGAGAVKRFEDVNDGTAELTWISEHDYHLVLHESHRVIRDTSVAPKITIPVDEIKSPETTFRQGRVTGVDVEDRRVELESGDAVDYDYLLVALGSSTAFYGIEGLAEYAHTLKGLDDAREMHEDVAAAAADATRSDPAQVVVGGAGLSGIQSAGEVAAYRDEHRAPIDVTLVEGLDEVFPGNDPELQGALRKHLVEAGVDIMCGEFVSMVDEDTIYVGGGEDEEPTELDYDVFLWTGGITGQPELGDANIDKDDRSNRVYADQDFRTSDERVFAIGDTALIEQGPEEFAPPTAQAAWQAAEVAGENLFRAAKGQSLRTWTYDDKGTLVSVGDEAVAHGVDVLPINTFGGVGAEMLKKFVAARWIADVSSIGRAIDAWSDM; encoded by the coding sequence ATGACTGCTCAGGTCGTCGTTCTCGGGTCCGGGTACGCGGGTGCGGGCGCCGTCAAACGGTTCGAAGACGTAAACGACGGCACCGCCGAACTGACCTGGATCTCCGAGCACGACTATCATCTCGTTCTCCACGAGTCTCACCGTGTCATTCGGGACACGAGCGTCGCGCCGAAGATCACGATTCCGGTCGACGAGATCAAATCCCCCGAGACGACGTTCCGGCAGGGCCGCGTCACGGGCGTCGACGTCGAGGATCGACGCGTCGAACTCGAATCCGGCGACGCCGTCGACTACGATTACCTCCTCGTCGCGCTCGGAAGCAGCACCGCCTTCTACGGGATCGAGGGGCTGGCGGAGTACGCCCACACCCTCAAAGGGCTAGACGACGCCCGCGAGATGCACGAAGACGTGGCCGCGGCGGCCGCCGACGCCACCCGATCCGATCCGGCACAGGTCGTCGTCGGCGGCGCCGGCCTCTCCGGCATCCAGTCCGCCGGCGAAGTCGCCGCCTACCGCGACGAACACCGCGCCCCGATCGACGTGACGCTCGTCGAGGGGTTAGACGAGGTGTTCCCCGGCAACGACCCCGAACTCCAGGGGGCGCTCCGCAAGCATCTGGTGGAGGCCGGCGTCGACATCATGTGCGGCGAATTCGTCTCCATGGTCGACGAGGACACCATCTACGTCGGCGGCGGCGAGGACGAGGAGCCGACCGAACTCGACTACGACGTGTTCCTCTGGACCGGCGGCATCACGGGACAGCCGGAACTCGGGGACGCGAACATTGACAAGGACGACCGGAGCAACCGGGTGTACGCCGATCAGGACTTCCGGACGAGCGACGAACGCGTCTTCGCCATCGGCGACACCGCCCTGATCGAGCAGGGTCCGGAAGAGTTCGCCCCGCCCACCGCCCAGGCCGCGTGGCAGGCCGCCGAAGTCGCCGGCGAGAACCTCTTCCGGGCCGCCAAGGGGCAGTCGCTCCGGACGTGGACCTACGACGACAAGGGGACGCTCGTCTCCGTCGGCGACGAGGCGGTCGCCCACGGGGTCGACGTACTGCCGATCAACACGTTCGGCGGCGTCGGCGCCGAGATGCTCAAGAAGTTCGTCGCCGCGCGCTGGATCGCCGACGTCTCCTCCATCGGCCGGGCCATCGACGCCTGGTCGGACATGTGA
- the cdd gene encoding cytidine deaminase produces the protein MTDELIEAARSALDAAYVPYSDYTVGAALRTADDTVFTGCNIENANYSNSLHAEEVAIAEAVKNGHREFDRLAVSSGVRDGVTPCGMCRQTLAEFCDDDLPVVCDDGDESTTTYTLGELLPATIGPETLESAKHSKKTE, from the coding sequence GTGACCGACGAACTCATCGAGGCGGCCCGTTCGGCCCTCGACGCGGCGTACGTTCCCTACTCCGACTACACCGTCGGAGCCGCGCTTCGAACCGCCGACGACACCGTCTTCACGGGCTGTAACATCGAGAACGCCAACTACAGCAACAGCCTCCACGCGGAGGAAGTCGCTATCGCGGAGGCGGTGAAAAACGGCCACCGCGAGTTCGACCGTCTCGCCGTCTCCTCGGGTGTCCGTGACGGCGTCACTCCCTGTGGGATGTGCCGGCAGACGCTTGCGGAGTTCTGTGACGACGACCTCCCGGTCGTCTGTGACGACGGCGACGAATCGACGACGACGTACACGCTCGGCGAACTCCTCCCCGCAACCATCGGCCCGGAGACATTAGAATCGGCCAAACATAGTAAGAAGACAGAATAA
- a CDS encoding NAD-dependent epimerase/dehydratase family protein, producing the protein MEGKRALVTGGAGFIGSNLANRLAADNEVIALDDCHLGTPENLTDDVQFVDGSVLDDDLPTDVDALFHLAAYSSYTMVEEHKREATRVNVEGFVNTVEQAREDGCDTVVYASTSSIYGSRTDPSPEDMPIEARTCYEASKLARERYAEYFGNHYDVTLAGLRFFSVYQGYGGAEEHKGEYANTVAQFADAIASGEAPVLFGDGTQTRDFTHVDDVVRAIELAADHELEGIYNVGTGESYDFNTMVEMINDELGTDVDPEYVENPLDVYVHDTMADATKLREATGWEPDVGFEEGVARVCEPYLE; encoded by the coding sequence ATGGAAGGGAAGCGCGCCCTCGTGACGGGCGGTGCGGGGTTCATCGGCTCGAATCTGGCGAATCGACTGGCCGCCGACAACGAGGTCATCGCCCTCGACGACTGCCACCTCGGAACGCCCGAGAACCTCACGGACGACGTGCAGTTCGTCGACGGGAGCGTCCTCGACGACGACCTGCCGACCGACGTGGACGCCCTCTTTCACCTCGCGGCCTACTCCTCGTACACGATGGTCGAGGAGCACAAGCGGGAGGCCACGCGCGTCAACGTCGAGGGATTCGTCAACACGGTCGAACAGGCCCGAGAGGACGGCTGTGACACCGTCGTCTACGCCTCCACCTCCTCGATTTACGGCTCCCGGACCGACCCCTCACCCGAGGACATGCCCATCGAGGCCCGCACCTGCTACGAGGCGTCGAAACTCGCCCGCGAACGCTACGCCGAATACTTCGGCAACCACTACGACGTGACGCTCGCCGGCCTCCGATTCTTCTCGGTCTATCAGGGGTACGGTGGCGCCGAGGAGCACAAGGGGGAGTACGCGAACACCGTCGCACAGTTCGCCGACGCCATCGCGAGCGGCGAGGCGCCGGTCCTGTTCGGCGACGGCACCCAGACGCGGGATTTCACCCACGTCGACGACGTGGTTCGGGCCATCGAACTCGCTGCCGACCACGAGCTGGAGGGCATCTACAACGTCGGCACCGGCGAGAGCTACGACTTCAACACGATGGTCGAGATGATCAACGACGAACTCGGCACCGATGTCGACCCCGAGTACGTCGAGAACCCCCTCGACGTGTACGTCCACGACACGATGGCCGACGCGACGAAACTCCGCGAGGCGACGGGGTGGGAACCGGACGTGGGGTTCGAGGAGGGCGTCGCGCGGGTGTGTGAACCGTATTTGGAGTGA
- a CDS encoding GNAT family N-acetyltransferase, producing MYVRDAKNRDEVWLLDHIEEMALDDAGFRSRDYVIAVDEETDERAGFGRVRIHKTDDGELCELTGLGVLPAWQGQGVGAHVVERLIETAKAEGFETVYSLTDEPAYLTQFGFEPLESNALPEKLRERLATKRETIQPDAVATSIGVDDFVMPDRLREAFKNAAPHDPDEDSTAEAAEDFGIDPDSATYKYDTGR from the coding sequence ATGTACGTCCGGGACGCCAAGAACCGAGACGAGGTCTGGTTGCTCGATCACATCGAGGAGATGGCCCTGGACGACGCCGGCTTTCGATCTCGGGACTACGTCATCGCGGTCGACGAGGAGACGGACGAGCGGGCGGGGTTCGGCCGCGTTCGTATCCACAAGACCGACGACGGCGAGCTCTGTGAACTCACGGGGCTGGGCGTCCTCCCCGCGTGGCAGGGGCAGGGCGTCGGCGCGCACGTCGTCGAGCGGCTGATCGAGACGGCGAAGGCAGAGGGGTTCGAGACGGTGTACTCGCTGACCGACGAGCCGGCGTATCTGACGCAGTTCGGCTTCGAACCGCTCGAATCGAACGCGTTGCCGGAGAAGCTGCGCGAGCGACTGGCGACCAAACGGGAGACGATACAGCCCGACGCCGTCGCGACGAGCATCGGCGTCGACGACTTCGTCATGCCGGATCGGTTGCGGGAGGCGTTCAAGAACGCAGCGCCACACGACCCGGACGAGGACTCGACGGCCGAGGCGGCCGAGGACTTCGGCATCGACCCCGACAGCGCCACCTACAAGTACGACACCGGGCGCTAG
- the gyrA gene encoding DNA gyrase subunit A — MSSDVPEGGDDTFAAEVETARIEQEMEQSYIDYAMSVIAGRALPDARDGLKPVHRRILYAMHEAGVTARASHRKSSSVVGETMGDFHPHGDSAIYDALARMAQDFSMRAPLVDGQGNFGSIDGDPPAAMRYTESRMSPIAEELLADIEKDTVDFSPNYDGRKEEPEVLPAAFPNLLVNGSSGIAVGMSTNVPPHNLGEVIDATIHLIENPDCTVEDLMDHVVAPDFPTGANIVGRNAIYKAYKTGRGRLRVRAEMEVREDRIVVTELPYQANKARLIERIADDVNEGKLDGVRDLRDESDRDGIRIVIELKRGANPEVVENQLLESHLETTFGVINLALVDGQPRVLDLKETLKVYLDHRREVVRRRSEYDLEAAEDRAHILEGRLTALENADEVVELIQDAEDRDAAKKALQAAFGFSDDQVDHIVAMQLGSLTSMEAAEIDDEYASVQAEIERLTEILEEESELLGVIEDELREIEEEYADERRTRVIEDTGEVTDEDLIPQEDTLVVVSEDDYIKRMSLSTFRAQNRGGKGIIGADLKEGDRVSSVFLANTHDYLLCFTNHGQVYKLKTYQVPEMSRTARGKSAVNLLDLDDGEEIEAVVDCENLEEGAGRYLTMATRNGRVKRTAVEEFGNILSTGIRAIRLEESDELVDVELTDGDHDLIVASAGGMSIRFDESEVRPMGRDARGVGGIKLEGDDYVVGLAAVDPDEHSWVLTVTDNGYGKRTAIDAYRQQSRYGKGLIDIKTNERNGAACAIDAVSPGDHLVAMSEDGQIVRTPVEGISTVGRNTMGVIVMDLDAGDSVASVAVIPAGRGADGEDEAEDADA, encoded by the coding sequence ATGAGCTCGGACGTCCCCGAAGGCGGCGACGACACGTTCGCCGCGGAAGTCGAGACGGCGCGCATCGAACAGGAGATGGAGCAGTCGTACATCGACTACGCGATGTCGGTCATCGCGGGGCGTGCCCTGCCGGACGCCCGCGACGGCCTCAAGCCCGTCCACCGCCGCATCCTCTATGCCATGCACGAGGCGGGCGTCACGGCCCGCGCCTCCCACCGGAAGTCCTCCTCCGTGGTCGGCGAGACGATGGGTGACTTCCACCCACACGGCGACTCCGCCATCTACGACGCGCTGGCGCGGATGGCCCAGGACTTCTCTATGCGCGCGCCGCTCGTGGACGGGCAGGGCAACTTCGGCTCCATCGACGGCGACCCGCCGGCCGCCATGCGCTACACCGAGTCACGCATGTCGCCCATCGCCGAGGAGCTGCTGGCCGACATCGAGAAAGACACCGTCGACTTCTCGCCCAACTACGACGGGCGCAAGGAGGAACCCGAGGTGTTGCCCGCGGCCTTCCCCAACCTCCTGGTCAACGGCTCCTCGGGCATCGCGGTCGGGATGTCGACGAACGTCCCGCCGCACAACCTCGGCGAGGTCATCGACGCGACGATCCACCTCATCGAGAACCCCGACTGCACCGTCGAGGACCTGATGGACCACGTCGTCGCCCCCGACTTCCCGACCGGCGCGAACATCGTCGGCCGCAACGCCATCTACAAGGCGTACAAGACGGGTCGCGGGCGCCTGCGGGTCCGCGCCGAGATGGAGGTGCGTGAGGATCGCATCGTCGTCACCGAACTCCCCTACCAGGCGAACAAGGCGCGACTCATCGAGCGCATCGCCGACGACGTGAACGAGGGCAAACTCGACGGGGTGCGCGACCTGCGCGACGAGTCCGATCGCGACGGCATCCGCATCGTCATCGAACTCAAGCGGGGCGCGAACCCCGAGGTGGTCGAGAATCAGTTGCTCGAATCCCACCTGGAGACGACCTTCGGCGTCATCAACCTCGCGCTGGTCGACGGCCAACCGCGCGTGCTCGACCTCAAGGAGACCCTGAAGGTCTACCTCGATCACCGCCGCGAAGTCGTGCGCCGACGGAGCGAGTACGACCTCGAAGCGGCCGAGGACCGCGCACACATCCTCGAAGGGCGCCTCACGGCACTGGAGAACGCCGACGAGGTGGTCGAACTCATCCAGGACGCCGAGGACCGCGACGCGGCGAAGAAGGCGCTCCAGGCCGCGTTCGGCTTCTCCGACGATCAGGTCGACCACATCGTCGCGATGCAGCTCGGCAGCCTCACGTCGATGGAGGCCGCCGAAATCGACGACGAGTACGCGTCGGTGCAGGCGGAGATCGAGCGCCTGACGGAGATTCTGGAAGAGGAGTCGGAGCTCCTCGGCGTCATCGAGGACGAACTCCGCGAAATCGAGGAGGAGTACGCCGACGAGCGCCGCACCCGGGTCATCGAGGACACCGGCGAGGTGACCGACGAGGACCTCATCCCCCAGGAGGACACCCTCGTCGTCGTCAGCGAGGACGACTACATCAAGCGGATGTCGCTGTCGACCTTCCGTGCCCAGAACCGTGGCGGGAAGGGGATCATCGGCGCCGACCTGAAGGAGGGTGATCGCGTCTCCTCCGTCTTCCTCGCGAACACCCACGACTACCTGCTCTGTTTCACCAACCACGGGCAGGTCTACAAGCTGAAGACCTACCAGGTGCCGGAGATGAGCCGGACGGCGCGGGGGAAGTCGGCGGTCAACCTGCTGGACCTCGACGACGGCGAGGAGATAGAGGCCGTCGTCGACTGCGAGAACCTGGAGGAGGGCGCCGGACGCTATCTGACGATGGCGACCCGGAACGGCCGGGTCAAGCGAACGGCCGTCGAGGAGTTCGGCAACATCCTCTCGACGGGTATCCGCGCCATCCGGCTGGAGGAGAGCGACGAACTCGTCGACGTGGAGTTGACCGACGGCGACCACGACCTGATCGTCGCCAGCGCGGGCGGCATGAGCATCCGCTTCGACGAGAGCGAGGTGCGGCCGATGGGGCGTGACGCCCGCGGCGTCGGCGGCATCAAGCTGGAAGGCGACGACTACGTCGTCGGTCTCGCCGCGGTCGATCCGGACGAGCACAGCTGGGTGCTCACCGTCACCGACAACGGCTACGGCAAGCGGACGGCAATCGACGCCTACCGCCAGCAGTCCCGGTACGGCAAGGGGCTGATCGACATCAAGACCAACGAGCGCAACGGCGCCGCCTGCGCCATCGACGCCGTCTCGCCCGGCGATCACCTCGTCGCGATGAGCGAGGACGGACAGATCGTGCGCACCCCCGTCGAGGGCATCTCGACGGTCGGGCGCAACACGATGGGCGTCATCGTGATGGACCTCGATGCCGGCGACTCGGTGGCGTCGGTGGCCGTGATTCCGGCCGGTCGGGGTGCGGACGGCGAAGACGAGGCCGAGGACGCAGACGCCTGA
- a CDS encoding Rrf2 family transcriptional regulator, protein MSSIELTSSQKTILTALINLHRETEDAVKGEDIAAEVDRNPGTIRNQMQSLKALQLVEGVPGPKGGYKPTANAYEALDVDQMDEPAAVPLLHNGEPVDTANVGEIDLSSVHHPDLCRAEIHVQGSVREFHEGDSVRVGPTPLSKLVIDGTVDGKDDTDNILILRIDDMRAPAEEPAH, encoded by the coding sequence ATGTCATCAATCGAACTAACGTCGAGTCAGAAGACGATCCTCACGGCCCTCATCAACCTCCACCGCGAGACCGAGGATGCGGTGAAAGGTGAGGACATCGCGGCGGAAGTCGACCGGAATCCGGGGACGATCCGCAACCAGATGCAGAGCCTGAAAGCCCTCCAGCTCGTCGAGGGCGTACCGGGACCGAAGGGCGGTTACAAGCCGACGGCGAACGCCTACGAGGCCCTCGACGTGGATCAGATGGACGAACCCGCGGCCGTCCCCCTCCTCCACAACGGCGAACCCGTCGACACGGCGAACGTCGGCGAAATCGATCTCTCCTCGGTCCACCACCCCGACCTGTGCCGGGCGGAGATTCACGTTCAGGGGTCGGTCCGCGAGTTCCACGAGGGCGACAGCGTGCGCGTCGGCCCGACGCCGCTGTCGAAACTCGTCATCGACGGCACCGTCGACGGCAAGGACGACACCGACAACATCCTCATCCTCCGCATCGACGACATGCGGGCGCCGGCGGAGGAGCCGGCGCACTGA